From a region of the Candidatus Pantoea bituminis genome:
- the glgB gene encoding 1,4-alpha-glucan branching enzyme, which produces MSELPDRQAINALFAGNYADPFSLLGMHQTEQGLEVRALLPEASEVWVIETNTGRKLAQLKCVDSRGFFSGVIPRRKKPFRYQLAVNWHGQQNLLDDAYRFGPLLEEMDAWLLAEGTHLRPYETLGAHGAVIDGVNGTRFCVWAPNARRVSVVGDFNFWDGRRHPMRLRQEMGIWELFVPGAFNGQLYKFEIIDANDKLRIKADPFAFEAQMRPETASMICGLPNKVEMSAERKAANAFDQPISIYEVHLGSWRRHTDNNFWLSYKELSEQLIPYVKEMGFTHLELLPINEHPFDGSWGYQPLGMYAPTRRFGARDEFRDFIASAHEAGLNVLLDWVPGHFPSDDFGLAKFDGTELYEHSDPREGYHQDWNTLIYNFGRREVSNYLSGNALYWLERFGIDGLRVDAVASMIYRDYSRAEGEWVPNHFGGRENLEAITFLRYTNRTLGHAAEGTITMAEESTDFPGVSRPPESGGLGFWFKWNLGWMHDTLDYMKLDPVHRRFHHNLMSFGMMYNYTENFVLPLSHDEVVHGKRSILDRMPGDAWQKFANLRAYYGWMWAFPGKKLQFMGNEFAQGREWNHDTSLDWHLLEGEDNWHHGVHRLVRDLNFTYRHYTQLYQLDYDPAGFEWLVVDDAENSVFVFIRRDREGNEMIVASNFTPVTRPGYRFGVNQAGNWREVLNTDQHEYHGSDVRNHLVHTDQIESHGRPQSLSLSLPPLATVWLVREAE; this is translated from the coding sequence ATGTCAGAGCTTCCCGATCGCCAGGCGATCAATGCCCTGTTTGCGGGTAATTACGCCGATCCCTTTTCGTTATTAGGGATGCACCAGACTGAGCAAGGACTTGAAGTGCGAGCCTTGCTACCCGAAGCCTCGGAAGTCTGGGTTATTGAAACCAACACCGGGCGCAAACTGGCCCAACTGAAATGTGTCGATTCGCGTGGCTTTTTTAGCGGCGTGATTCCGCGTCGTAAAAAGCCGTTTCGCTATCAGCTGGCGGTAAACTGGCACGGCCAGCAAAATTTACTGGATGATGCTTATCGCTTTGGCCCGCTGCTGGAAGAGATGGATGCGTGGTTGCTGGCGGAAGGGACGCATTTACGTCCTTATGAAACCTTAGGCGCACACGGCGCGGTGATAGATGGCGTTAACGGTACGCGCTTTTGCGTCTGGGCGCCGAATGCACGCCGCGTTTCGGTGGTAGGCGATTTCAACTTCTGGGATGGACGTCGTCACCCGATGCGCCTGCGTCAGGAGATGGGCATCTGGGAACTGTTTGTCCCCGGCGCGTTTAACGGTCAGCTCTACAAATTTGAAATCATCGATGCCAACGACAAGCTGCGCATCAAAGCTGATCCCTTTGCCTTTGAAGCGCAGATGCGTCCAGAAACCGCGTCAATGATTTGTGGCCTGCCCAACAAAGTGGAGATGAGTGCCGAGCGCAAAGCCGCCAATGCTTTCGACCAGCCTATCTCAATCTATGAAGTGCATCTGGGCTCCTGGCGTCGTCACACCGACAACAATTTCTGGCTGAGTTACAAAGAGCTCTCTGAGCAGCTGATTCCTTACGTCAAAGAGATGGGTTTTACTCACCTTGAATTGCTGCCGATTAACGAACATCCGTTTGATGGAAGTTGGGGTTATCAGCCGCTGGGTATGTACGCACCCACGCGTCGCTTTGGTGCGCGCGATGAATTCCGTGACTTCATCGCCAGCGCTCATGAGGCGGGCTTGAACGTGCTGCTGGATTGGGTGCCGGGCCATTTCCCTAGCGATGATTTTGGTTTAGCGAAATTTGACGGCACCGAACTCTACGAGCACAGCGATCCGCGTGAAGGCTATCATCAGGACTGGAACACGCTGATTTATAACTTCGGTCGCCGAGAAGTCAGTAATTACCTCTCTGGCAACGCGCTGTACTGGCTGGAGCGGTTTGGCATTGATGGATTGCGTGTAGATGCGGTGGCATCAATGATTTACCGCGACTACAGCCGCGCTGAAGGTGAATGGGTTCCCAATCATTTCGGCGGCCGTGAAAACCTCGAAGCCATTACCTTCTTACGTTACACCAACCGTACTTTGGGCCATGCGGCAGAAGGCACGATCACCATGGCGGAAGAGTCCACCGATTTCCCTGGCGTTTCGCGTCCACCGGAAAGCGGCGGATTGGGCTTCTGGTTCAAATGGAATCTCGGTTGGATGCACGACACGCTGGACTACATGAAACTCGATCCGGTGCATCGCCGTTTTCATCACAATCTGATGAGTTTCGGCATGATGTACAACTACACCGAAAACTTTGTGTTGCCGCTGTCGCACGATGAAGTGGTACATGGCAAGCGCTCTATTCTGGATCGCATGCCGGGCGATGCATGGCAAAAATTTGCCAATCTGCGGGCTTATTACGGCTGGATGTGGGCGTTTCCCGGTAAAAAGCTGCAGTTCATGGGCAATGAATTTGCCCAAGGCAGAGAGTGGAATCACGATACCAGCCTCGACTGGCATCTGCTGGAAGGCGAAGACAACTGGCACCACGGCGTACATCGCCTGGTGCGCGACCTTAACTTCACTTATCGCCACTACACGCAGCTCTATCAGCTTGACTACGATCCGGCAGGCTTTGAGTGGCTAGTGGTTGATGACGCTGAAAATTCGGTATTTGTGTTTATCCGCCGCGATCGTGAAGGCAACGAGATGATTGTTGCCAGTAACTTCACGCCAGTTACGCGTCCCGGTTACCGTTTTGGTGTGAATCAAGCGGGCAACTGGCGCGAGGTGCTTAACACCGACCAGCACGAATATCATGGCAGCGATGTACGTAACCATTTAGTGCATACCGATCAGATTGAAAGCCATGGACGACCACAATCGCTGAGTCTGAGTCTGCCACCGCTTGCTACTGTGTGGCTGGTGCGGGAGGCCGAATGA
- the ugpA gene encoding sn-glycerol-3-phosphate ABC transporter permease UgpA: MSSSRPVFRTSALPYLLVLPQLLITAIFFLWPAGEALWYSLQNLDPFGLSSTFVGLDNFKRLFADAYYLASFWTTIKFSGLVTVCGMTFSLLLAALVDYVIRLRKLYQMLLLLPYAVAPVVAAVLWMFLFNPGLGLFSYLLNHVGYNWNYAQNSGQAMFLIVLASIWQQMSYNFLFFFAALQSIPKSLVEAAAIDGAGPVRRFFNLSLPLITPVSFFLLVVNLIYAFFDTFPVIDAATGGGPVQATTTLIYKIYREGFTGLDLSSSAAQSVVLMLLVIGLTVIQFRFVERKVQYQ, encoded by the coding sequence ATGTCTTCATCTCGTCCGGTATTTCGCACCAGCGCGTTGCCCTATCTTCTGGTGCTGCCGCAATTGCTGATTACGGCTATTTTCTTTCTCTGGCCTGCCGGAGAAGCGCTGTGGTATTCGCTACAAAACCTCGATCCTTTTGGCCTCTCCAGCACTTTTGTCGGTTTAGATAATTTCAAGCGCCTGTTCGCTGATGCGTATTACCTGGCGTCGTTTTGGACCACGATAAAATTCAGTGGATTGGTCACGGTGTGCGGCATGACCTTTTCGCTGCTGCTGGCGGCGCTGGTGGATTACGTCATTCGCCTGCGCAAGCTCTATCAAATGCTGCTGCTGCTGCCCTATGCCGTCGCGCCGGTTGTCGCAGCGGTATTGTGGATGTTCCTGTTTAATCCTGGGCTTGGCCTGTTCAGCTACCTGCTGAACCATGTCGGTTATAACTGGAACTACGCGCAAAACAGCGGACAGGCGATGTTCCTGATTGTGCTGGCCTCTATCTGGCAGCAGATGAGCTATAACTTCCTGTTTTTCTTCGCTGCACTGCAATCTATCCCTAAGTCGCTGGTGGAAGCGGCGGCAATCGATGGCGCAGGTCCGGTGCGCCGCTTCTTTAATTTATCGCTGCCGCTGATAACACCAGTGAGTTTCTTCCTGCTGGTCGTGAATCTGATTTACGCCTTCTTCGATACCTTCCCGGTGATCGATGCCGCCACCGGCGGCGGTCCGGTTCAGGCCACTACCACGCTGATCTACAAAATTTATCGCGAAGGATTTACCGGCCTGGATCTGTCGTCCTCGGCGGCGCAATCCGTGGTGCTGATGCTGCTGGTGATTGGCTTAACGGTGATTCAGTTCCGCTTTGTGGAGCGTAAGGTGCAATACCAATGA
- a CDS encoding YhgN family NAAT transporter, with amino-acid sequence MTEMISATILLLLIMDPLGNLPIFMSVLKHLEPKRRRIVLIREMLIALAIMLLFLFAGERILAFLNLRTETVSISGGVILFLIAIKMIFPSPESSSTGLSAGEEPFLVPLAIPLVAGPSLLATLMLLSHQYPHQMSYLVGALLIAWGATVVILLLSGLFLRLLGDKGVNALERLMGLILIMLATQMFLDGIRVYLKL; translated from the coding sequence ATGACTGAAATGATCTCTGCGACAATATTATTGTTGCTAATTATGGATCCGCTGGGCAATTTACCGATTTTTATGTCGGTTTTGAAGCATCTGGAACCCAAGCGGCGGCGTATTGTGTTGATCCGCGAAATGCTGATCGCCCTGGCAATTATGTTGCTGTTTCTGTTTGCGGGTGAACGCATCCTGGCGTTTTTGAATCTGCGTACGGAAACCGTTTCAATTTCGGGTGGCGTGATCCTGTTCCTGATCGCAATAAAAATGATTTTCCCTTCTCCTGAAAGCAGCAGTACCGGTTTGTCTGCGGGAGAAGAACCTTTTCTGGTACCGCTGGCGATTCCGCTGGTTGCAGGCCCTTCATTGCTGGCAACCTTGATGCTGTTATCGCATCAATATCCCCATCAAATGTCGTATCTGGTAGGCGCGCTGCTGATCGCCTGGGGCGCTACGGTGGTAATTCTGCTGCTGTCAGGCCTGTTTCTGCGGTTACTGGGTGATAAAGGCGTAAATGCGCTGGAACGTCTGATGGGATTAATTCTGATCATGCTGGCAACGCAGATGTTTTTGGATGGGATTCGGGTTTATTTAAAGTTGTAG
- a CDS encoding DUF2756 domain-containing protein, translating to MKRWLIVFAALLPLTSMANTLNSTNDPNKPGYNPSQQRMQSQMQNQQQQQKMKLQQEQQRQNQDVQRKMQEQRDSAQQRVIRTQPGQQQNQN from the coding sequence ATGAAGAGATGGCTAATTGTTTTTGCGGCGCTCTTGCCGTTAACCAGCATGGCGAACACGCTGAACAGCACTAATGATCCGAACAAACCGGGCTACAATCCGAGCCAGCAGCGGATGCAGTCGCAGATGCAGAACCAGCAGCAACAGCAAAAAATGAAGTTGCAGCAGGAGCAGCAGCGGCAAAATCAGGACGTGCAGCGCAAAATGCAGGAACAGCGTGACAGTGCCCAGCAGCGTGTGATTAGAACGCAGCCGGGCCAGCAGCAGAATCAGAACTAA
- a CDS encoding sn-glycerol-3-phosphate import ATP-binding protein UgpC has translation MAGVTLQAVTKSYDGKNQVIQPLNVTVNEGEFMVMVGPSGCGKSTLLRMVAGLERVSSGDIYIDGKRVTHEEPKDRGIAMVFQNYALYPHMSVEENMAYGLKIRGMGKEQIRQRVLDAARSLELDPLLSRRPRELSGGQRQRVAMGRAIVREPAVFLFDEPLSNLDARLRVQMRLELQQLHRRLKTTSLYVTHDQVEAMTLAQRVMVMNKGIVEQIGTPVDVYERPASQFVAAFIGSPAMNLLKGDINSDGTRFTLNASCALPLGINKAKWANRPMVLGIRPEHIQISSREQAGIPMVVETLEMLGADNLVHGRIGESRLVVRLPYSERPKVGSTLWLHLPADALHFFDSTHGKRLE, from the coding sequence ATGGCAGGTGTAACGCTTCAGGCGGTGACAAAATCCTACGATGGAAAAAATCAGGTCATTCAACCGCTGAATGTCACGGTGAATGAGGGCGAATTTATGGTAATGGTGGGGCCGTCCGGCTGCGGCAAATCAACCCTGCTGCGCATGGTCGCTGGGCTGGAGCGCGTCAGCTCAGGCGATATTTATATCGATGGCAAACGTGTCACCCACGAAGAACCGAAAGATCGCGGCATCGCGATGGTGTTTCAGAATTACGCGCTCTATCCGCACATGTCGGTAGAAGAGAACATGGCGTATGGCTTAAAGATTCGCGGTATGGGCAAAGAGCAGATCCGTCAGCGCGTACTGGATGCCGCACGCAGTCTTGAGCTGGATCCGCTTTTAAGCCGTCGTCCGCGTGAGCTTTCTGGTGGGCAGCGTCAGCGCGTTGCGATGGGCCGGGCGATTGTGCGCGAACCGGCGGTATTTTTGTTTGATGAACCGCTGTCCAATTTAGATGCGCGGCTGCGTGTGCAGATGCGGTTGGAACTGCAACAGTTGCATCGCCGCCTGAAAACCACCAGCCTGTATGTCACGCACGATCAAGTGGAAGCGATGACGCTGGCGCAAAGAGTAATGGTGATGAACAAAGGCATTGTCGAGCAGATCGGCACGCCGGTTGATGTCTATGAACGGCCTGCCAGCCAATTCGTTGCCGCGTTTATCGGTTCGCCGGCCATGAATCTGCTGAAAGGAGACATCAACAGCGACGGCACGCGTTTCACCCTTAATGCCTCCTGCGCGCTGCCGCTTGGCATAAATAAAGCGAAATGGGCAAACCGGCCAATGGTACTCGGCATTCGCCCGGAACACATTCAGATCAGCAGCCGCGAGCAGGCAGGCATTCCGATGGTGGTCGAAACGCTGGAGATGCTGGGCGCGGACAACCTGGTACATGGGCGTATTGGCGAGTCACGTTTAGTGGTGCGCTTGCCCTACAGCGAACGTCCCAAGGTGGGCAGCACGCTGTGGCTGCATCTGCCAGCAGATGCGTTACACTTCTTCGATTCAACCCATGGAAAGCGTCTGGAATGA
- the asd gene encoding aspartate-semialdehyde dehydrogenase has protein sequence MKNVGLVGWRGMVGSVLMSRMIEERDFDVINPVFFSTSQHGQAAPEFGGKHHGTLQDAFDIDALKALDIIITCQGGDYTSEVYPKLRASGWKGYWIDAASTLRMKEDAIIILDPVNQQVIRQGIDSGLNTFVGGNCTVSLMLMSLGGLFTQNLVEWASVATYQAASGGGARHMRELLTQMGMLHDHVAKSLQNPASAILDIERSVTDFTRSGTLPTDNFGVPLAGSLIPWIDKQLDNGQSREEWKGQAETNKILGTQHTIPVDGLCVRVGALRCHSQAFTLKLKKDLPLADIEQLLASHNEWVKVVPNDRELTMRELTPAAVTGTLTTPVGRLRKLNMGPEYLSAFTVGDQLLWGAAEPLRRMLRLLVD, from the coding sequence ATGAAGAATGTAGGTTTAGTTGGTTGGCGCGGTATGGTCGGCTCTGTGCTGATGTCCCGCATGATCGAAGAACGCGATTTTGATGTCATCAATCCGGTCTTCTTCTCTACCTCGCAGCATGGTCAGGCGGCGCCAGAGTTTGGCGGTAAACACCATGGCACGCTGCAGGATGCGTTTGATATCGATGCACTAAAGGCGCTGGATATCATTATTACCTGCCAGGGCGGCGACTATACCAGTGAAGTTTATCCTAAGCTGCGCGCCAGCGGCTGGAAAGGTTACTGGATTGATGCGGCGTCCACGCTGCGTATGAAAGAGGATGCCATCATCATCCTCGATCCGGTAAACCAACAGGTTATTCGTCAGGGCATTGACAGTGGTCTCAATACCTTTGTCGGCGGGAACTGTACCGTAAGCCTGATGCTAATGTCGCTCGGCGGTCTGTTTACGCAAAATCTGGTTGAGTGGGCCTCGGTGGCGACATATCAAGCTGCATCAGGTGGCGGTGCGCGTCACATGCGCGAACTGCTGACACAAATGGGCATGTTGCACGATCACGTAGCGAAATCGCTGCAGAATCCCGCCTCAGCGATTCTTGATATCGAACGCAGCGTGACTGACTTCACTCGCTCCGGCACGCTGCCAACCGATAACTTCGGCGTGCCGCTGGCGGGCAGCCTGATTCCATGGATCGACAAGCAGTTGGACAATGGTCAGAGCCGCGAAGAGTGGAAAGGCCAGGCCGAAACCAACAAGATTCTGGGTACGCAGCACACTATTCCAGTCGATGGCTTGTGCGTGCGCGTAGGCGCGCTGCGCTGCCACAGTCAGGCATTTACCCTGAAGCTGAAAAAAGACCTGCCGCTGGCCGACATTGAACAACTGCTGGCTTCGCACAATGAATGGGTAAAAGTCGTGCCAAACGATCGTGAATTAACGATGCGTGAACTCACGCCTGCCGCTGTCACCGGCACGCTGACTACGCCAGTGGGTCGCTTGCGCAAGCTCAATATGGGGCCGGAATACCTTTCCGCCTTTACGGTTGGCGATCAACTGTTGTGGGGCGCTGCTGAGCCGCTGCGTCGTATGCTGCGCCTGCTGGTCGACTAA
- a CDS encoding pirin family protein — protein sequence MIYLRKAEERGHANHGWLDSWHTFSFADYYDANFMGFSALRVINEDVIDGGQGFGTHPHRDMEILTYVLSGTVEHQDSMGNKEQIPTGEFQIMSAGTGVRHSEYNASKTDALHLYQIWIIPERTGIEPRYDQRRFPDIKGRQFVLTPDARDGSLKVYQDMTLSRWLFAAGDSDSVEIEAGRRVWIQVVKGDVKVNGQPAGTSDAFAIWDENTLTIEADSAAEVLLFDLPPV from the coding sequence ATGATCTATTTACGTAAAGCTGAAGAACGCGGCCATGCCAATCACGGTTGGCTGGATAGCTGGCACACTTTCTCCTTTGCCGACTATTACGATGCCAACTTTATGGGCTTCTCGGCGCTGCGCGTGATCAACGAAGATGTGATCGATGGAGGGCAGGGTTTTGGCACTCATCCGCACAGAGACATGGAAATTCTGACTTATGTGTTGTCCGGCACCGTTGAGCACCAAGACAGCATGGGCAATAAAGAGCAGATTCCCACTGGTGAATTCCAGATCATGAGCGCCGGTACCGGTGTGCGTCATTCGGAATACAACGCCAGCAAAACGGATGCGCTGCACCTGTATCAGATCTGGATTATCCCTGAGCGCACCGGCATTGAACCGCGCTACGATCAGCGCCGGTTCCCGGATATAAAAGGTCGCCAATTTGTCCTGACACCGGATGCGCGTGACGGCTCGTTGAAGGTTTATCAGGATATGACGCTATCGCGTTGGCTGTTTGCCGCCGGGGATAGCGACAGCGTGGAGATTGAAGCGGGTCGCCGCGTCTGGATCCAAGTGGTGAAGGGCGATGTAAAGGTCAATGGTCAGCCCGCTGGAACCAGCGATGCGTTTGCTATTTGGGATGAAAATACACTGACAATTGAAGCGGACAGCGCTGCCGAAGTGCTGCTGTTTGATCTGCCGCCAGTCTAA
- the livF gene encoding high-affinity branched-chain amino acid ABC transporter ATP-binding protein LivF, whose protein sequence is MANTMLTIENVSAHYGKIQALHNVSLYINQGEIVTLIGANGAGKTTLLGTLCGEPRATQGSITFDGKAITDWQTARIMREAIAIVPEGRRVFSRMTVEENLAMGGFFASRQQYQERIKRVYALFPRLDERRLQRAGTMSGGEQQMLAIGRALMSQPRLLLLDEPSLGLAPIIIQQIFDTIEQLRSEGMTIFLVEQNANQALKLADRGYVLENGHVVLEDTGAALLSNEAVRSAYLGA, encoded by the coding sequence ATGGCCAACACGATGTTAACCATTGAGAACGTCAGCGCGCATTACGGCAAAATCCAGGCGCTGCACAATGTCAGCCTGTATATCAACCAAGGCGAAATCGTCACCTTGATTGGCGCGAACGGCGCAGGTAAAACCACGCTGCTCGGCACGTTGTGTGGCGAACCTCGCGCCACGCAGGGCTCCATCACCTTTGACGGTAAAGCCATAACCGACTGGCAAACTGCACGCATCATGCGTGAAGCGATTGCGATTGTGCCGGAAGGGCGTCGCGTCTTTTCACGCATGACGGTGGAAGAAAATCTGGCGATGGGTGGTTTTTTTGCCAGCCGTCAGCAGTATCAGGAGCGCATCAAGCGCGTTTATGCGCTGTTTCCGCGTCTGGATGAGCGCAGATTACAGCGCGCAGGAACCATGTCCGGTGGCGAACAGCAGATGTTAGCGATTGGTCGTGCATTGATGAGCCAGCCGCGTCTGTTACTGCTGGATGAGCCTTCACTCGGTCTGGCTCCGATTATTATTCAGCAAATTTTCGATACCATTGAGCAGCTGCGTAGCGAAGGGATGACCATTTTCCTTGTGGAGCAGAATGCGAATCAGGCATTGAAACTGGCCGATCGGGGTTACGTGTTGGAAAACGGCCATGTGGTGCTGGAAGATACCGGCGCTGCGTTGTTATCCAATGAAGCGGTACGCAGTGCTTATTTAGGCGCCTAG
- the ugpQ gene encoding glycerophosphodiester phosphodiesterase, whose amino-acid sequence MRYTSSIQPMESVWNESKNWPYPHIVAHRGGGKLAPENTLAAIDIGAKYGHLMIEFDAKLSNDAQIFLLHDDTLDRTSNGWGIAGELSWDKLAKLDAGSWFSRDFNGEPLALLADVAARCRQHQMMANIEIKPTTNSEVETGRAIAQAAAQLWQGQTAPLLSSFSYEALEAAMQVEPELPRGLLLHSWDKQWQEKTTALDCVSIHLNHKVLSAARVAELKAAGLRILAYTVNNPERARALLKWGVDAICTDRIDIIGPDFT is encoded by the coding sequence ATGCGTTACACTTCTTCGATTCAACCCATGGAAAGCGTCTGGAATGAGTCAAAAAACTGGCCTTACCCGCACATCGTCGCGCATCGCGGTGGCGGTAAACTGGCACCGGAAAACACCTTAGCGGCGATTGATATCGGTGCGAAATATGGTCATTTGATGATTGAGTTCGATGCCAAACTGTCGAACGATGCGCAAATTTTTCTGCTGCACGACGACACGCTTGATCGAACCAGTAACGGTTGGGGCATCGCCGGAGAGTTGTCCTGGGACAAGCTGGCGAAACTCGATGCGGGCAGCTGGTTTAGCCGCGACTTTAACGGTGAACCGCTGGCGCTGTTGGCCGACGTCGCCGCGCGCTGCCGTCAGCATCAGATGATGGCGAATATCGAAATCAAACCTACAACTAACAGCGAAGTTGAAACCGGTCGCGCTATCGCACAGGCTGCGGCGCAACTGTGGCAAGGTCAAACCGCACCGTTACTTTCTTCTTTCTCTTATGAAGCGCTGGAAGCCGCCATGCAGGTTGAACCTGAGCTGCCGCGCGGATTGTTGTTGCACAGTTGGGATAAACAGTGGCAGGAGAAGACCACCGCGCTGGATTGCGTGTCGATACACCTTAATCACAAGGTGTTGAGTGCAGCTCGCGTTGCTGAACTCAAAGCAGCAGGCTTACGCATTTTGGCTTATACCGTAAATAACCCAGAGCGGGCGCGGGCGTTGCTGAAGTGGGGCGTCGATGCCATCTGTACCGATCGCATCGACATCATTGGCCCCGATTTTACTTAG
- the ugpE gene encoding sn-glycerol-3-phosphate ABC transporter permease UgpE yields the protein MIENRRGLDIFSHIVLVLGVLTILFPLYVAFVAATLDNEAVYQVPMTLIPGTHLWENVSRIWTQGVNGNGPAFGMMLLNSMIMALGITFGKIVVSILSAFALVWFRFPLRTLFFWLIFITLMLPVEVRIFPTVQVIADLNMLDSYSGLTLPLMASATATFLFRQFFMSLPDELVEAARIDGASPMRFFWDIVLPLSKTNLAALFVITFIYGWNQYLWPLLVINDASLGTAVAGIKSMISSSGSPTQWNEVMAAMLLTLIPPVVVVFVMQRAFVRGLVESEK from the coding sequence ATGATTGAAAATCGACGCGGGCTGGATATCTTTAGCCACATCGTTTTGGTGCTTGGCGTGCTGACCATTCTGTTTCCGCTGTATGTCGCTTTCGTGGCCGCCACGCTGGATAACGAAGCAGTTTATCAGGTGCCAATGACGCTGATTCCCGGCACGCATTTATGGGAGAACGTCTCGCGCATCTGGACACAGGGCGTCAACGGTAACGGTCCGGCTTTTGGCATGATGTTGCTCAACAGCATGATCATGGCGCTCGGCATCACCTTCGGCAAAATCGTGGTGTCGATTCTCTCCGCTTTTGCGCTGGTGTGGTTTCGCTTTCCGCTGCGCACGCTGTTCTTCTGGCTGATTTTCATCACCCTGATGTTGCCGGTTGAAGTGCGTATTTTCCCCACTGTGCAGGTGATCGCGGATCTGAACATGCTCGACAGCTACAGCGGTTTAACGCTGCCGCTGATGGCATCTGCTACCGCGACATTCCTGTTTCGCCAGTTTTTTATGTCATTACCCGATGAGCTGGTTGAAGCGGCACGCATTGATGGCGCCAGCCCGATGCGCTTTTTCTGGGACATCGTACTGCCGCTCTCCAAAACCAATCTGGCAGCGCTGTTCGTCATCACCTTTATCTACGGCTGGAACCAATATCTTTGGCCGTTGCTGGTGATCAACGACGCCAGCCTGGGAACAGCAGTAGCCGGGATAAAAAGCATGATCTCCAGCAGCGGTTCGCCCACGCAGTGGAACGAAGTCATGGCAGCAATGTTATTAACCCTGATCCCACCGGTGGTGGTGGTATTCGTCATGCAGCGCGCCTTTGTGCGTGGCCTGGTTGAGAGTGAGAAATAA
- the gntK gene encoding gluconokinase has translation MTTHSPSHHVFILMGVSGSGKSAVANQVSHQLNTAFLDGDFLHPRANIMKMAEGHPLDDNDRQPWLQALNDAAFAMQRTQEISIIVCSALKKRYRDILRQGNANLSFVYLKGDFDTIESRLKARKGHFFKPQMLVTQFATLEEPGSDEPDVLSVNIDHSLDEVVAATVATIKEAINQG, from the coding sequence ATGACAACGCACTCCCCGTCGCATCACGTCTTTATCCTGATGGGCGTTTCAGGCAGCGGCAAATCTGCCGTCGCCAACCAGGTTTCGCATCAACTGAATACCGCCTTTCTCGACGGTGATTTTCTCCATCCGCGTGCCAACATCATGAAAATGGCAGAGGGTCATCCGCTGGATGACAACGATCGCCAGCCGTGGCTACAAGCCCTTAATGATGCAGCGTTTGCGATGCAGCGCACCCAAGAGATCTCCATTATTGTCTGCTCCGCGCTGAAAAAGCGTTACCGTGACATCCTGCGTCAGGGCAATGCCAACCTGAGTTTTGTCTACCTGAAAGGGGATTTCGACACCATCGAGTCACGCCTGAAAGCGCGCAAAGGCCACTTCTTCAAGCCGCAAATGCTGGTGACGCAGTTCGCCACGCTGGAAGAGCCGGGCAGTGACGAGCCGGACGTACTATCAGTGAATATTGATCATTCACTCGACGAGGTTGTAGCGGCTACGGTTGCGACCATCAAGGAAGCAATCAATCAAGGCTAG